One window from the genome of Drosophila albomicans strain 15112-1751.03 chromosome 2L, ASM965048v2, whole genome shotgun sequence encodes:
- the LOC117564143 gene encoding uncharacterized protein LOC117564143, whose product MIELNFIYVLATAFIVVSLSHLELSSDAVPLQSHPSGVHIQDLRKQPDLYAAASNQNSNVVQKNTTLDKAKEKKRVHVHPALTTKFMEFVAQAQMREGEETDEPPDGASDSGVDDSTDAGAAGGGGGAGGSGTGGNGTDTGGTKGHEITISVPKFHKDHMGNWIYHVWGATYGNLWGDTRFNNAQFTIPRIRVDSNASINYYPDGPRSTVCMGSTIYNVPAVQNWLRRNVYTEVHKHPTLLDPLRQQIYKEGRSEECHDAEKYSKWKDYQECAMRRNQRMEYYIPKYPLHQIGFKGSKEGAKHV is encoded by the exons ATGATTGAActaaatttcatatatgttTTAGCCACGGCCTTTATTGTTGTCAGT CTCTCACACTTGGAGTTGTCCTCAGATGCTGTGCCCCTTCAGTCGCATCCTTCAGGTGTGCACATTCAGGATCTGCGCAAACAACCAGATTTGTATGCAGCGGCCAGCAATCAGAACTCGAATGTCGTCCAAAAGAACACTACGCTCGAtaaggcaaaagaaaagaagagagtTCATGTGCATCCGGCACTGACCACCAAGTTTATGGAATTTGTGGCGCAGGCACAGATGAGGGAAGGCGAGGAAACTGATGAACCTCCCGATGGAGCATCTGATAGTGGAGTCGATGATTCTACAGATGCAGGAGCAGCTGGCGGTGGAGGTGGAGCAGGCGGCAGTGGCACAGGTGGCAATGGCACGGACACTGGCGGCACCAAGGGTCACGAGATTACCATATCGGTGCCGAAATTCCATAAAGATCACATGGGCAACTGGATTTACCATGTATGGGGTGCCACCTATGGCAATTTGTGGGGCGATACACGATTCAACAATGCACAGTTCACCATACCACGCATTCGCGTCGATTCAAATGCATCCATCAACTACTATCCCGA tGGTCCCCGTTCGACTGTTTGCATGGGATCAACCATCTACAATGTGCCGGCTGTCCAAAATTGGCTGAGGCGCAATGTCTATACGGAGGTGCATAAACATCCGACATTATTGGATCCACTCCGGCAGCAAATCTACAAAGAAGGCAGATCCGAGGAGTGTCATGATGCCGAAAAGTATTCCAAATGGAAGGATTATCAGGAGTGTGCAATGCGACGCAATCAGCGCATGGAATATTACATTCCCAAATATCCGCTACATCAAATTGGCTTCAAAGGCTCCAAGGAAGGTGCCAAGCATGTATAA